The DNA window GTTCCTCAGCCAGTCGTACTTCGTCCCCTTGAGGATCGGGTCGCCCTCCGCCATCCGCGCGCGATGCTCCTGCCGTCGCACCTCGTCCACAGCCTTGCCCAGATGCTGTGCGACGTGGAACTTGTCGAACACGATCTTCTCCTCGGCACCCGGCAGGTGGGTCTGCGTCGAGCGGACGTAGGGCTCCCACATGTCCATCGCCACCGCCTCGACGCCCGCGCGCTGCTCGGCGGTCAGGCGCGTCCAGAATTCATCCAGCGCCGCCTGATCGCGATCGTCCGCGACGTGGAGCACGCACCCGCGCTCGAGGTCGCTCACCACCGTCACGTACGTGTGCCACTTCTGGAACGACGTCTCGTCCACCCCCGCGTAGCGTGGCGCCTCGAGCGTGCGCCGGGCGAGTCCGCGCTGCACCGCGCGGCCCATGATCCCGTCCGCCTCGTCCCACGTGATCCGCATCTGCTGCGCCACCGCCTTCACGCTCGCGTGCCTCAGCCAGTCGATCGCCAGCGCTTCGAACAACGCCGTGAACCGCGACCGCGACTCCGCCCACGCCACCCGCAGCTGCTTGATCCCGTGCGTCGGGCAGTGCAGCCGCGGCACCCGCGCGTGCACGAAGGTCTTGAACTGGCAGGTGTCGAGATGCCGCCAGGTGCGCTTCTGATGGTCGTGGATCGGCGCTGCCGCCAGGCACTCCGGGCACACCCAGCGTTCGCCCTTCGGCAGCGCCACCGTCACATGCACCTCGCCCACGTCCTGCTTCATCTCCACCAGTTCCACGCCCCACGGCTCGGTCACTCCGAGCAGGGTGGCATACAGCGTCTGGCTGTCGGTCATCGCGCGTTCCTCCGGGAAGGGGTCCGCGCCCACCCTATCAGCCCGCCGCCGTCAGGCCGCCTCTTTCACCCACACCAAAGCCGGAAGCGCCAAAAATGTTGCTCATGGGGCACTATGGTGGCCGCGCACGAGCCCGGGCTCGCTCCCTATAGCGAAGCCCCAAGATCCCGGCTCGACGCAGCCAGGGCCACGGGCGGGCCTGTCTCGTAAATGGATGAAATGATGGCGGAGTGGATCGAGCGAGGCTCCGAGGCGTGCCCGGTTGGGGTGGCGGCACACGGCTTGCTCTATCAAGGGTTGCGATGGACAACACGGTTGCGGCTCCACCCAGCACCCAACTCGAGCGGCCGCGGCACAGCGGTCTGAGTCGACTTGCCGCAGCCTTCGTCCTGGCGCTCGCGCTGTCGGGGTGCGCGACCCAGGGGGGGTACCTGAGCACGGGGCAGGCCCTCCTTGACGGCGACACGTATAAGGTCGGGCCGATCACCGTGCTGATCCGGCCCCAGCCCGATGTCGAGCTGATCTGCAAGCTCCGGGGTGCCAAGGTCCCGACGACCGTGCGCATTTACGGCTGCTATGTGCCGGCCGACAAGATGATCGTCTCCACCGCTAACCACCACGTCCTGCTCCACGAGTTCAAGCACCACTTCGAGGGCGCCTACCACTAAGGAGCCGTGCGTAATATATTAGTGGTCACGTCAGAACGCCAAGCCGGCGTGGCGCAAGAAGCCCAATGCCAACATCGGCCGACACCGGACACGGGTCAAGCCGGCGCGCAACGGTGGGCGCAAGGCGGCGAGGTCCGGGGCGCAGACGCTCGCCATCTCCTGGCTCTTGACGTTGCCCCACAGCGGTTCGACGGGATTCAAGTCAGGCGCGTAGGCCGGCAGCCGTTCCACCGCGAGCCAGCCGCGCTGGGCGGCCAGGTACGCGCGCATCCGCCGACTCTTGTGCGCCCCCAGGCCGTCCCAGATGAGCATCACGCATTGCCGCCGAAAGTGCCGGCGTAGCGCGCGCAGAAACGTGATGAGGGCCAGGTCCGTGTAGGTACCTGGCCGTGTTTGGAAGAAGAAGCGCGTGCGACGGCCGTCCCAGCGAAATGCGAGGGCCCCGGCAATCGACAGCCGTTTCCAGCTCGCCCCCGTGTGACTCAGGATCGGCGTTTCACCCCAGGGC is part of the Candidatus Rokuibacteriota bacterium genome and encodes:
- a CDS encoding ISL3 family transposase; amino-acid sequence: MTDSQTLYATLLGVTEPWGVELVEMKQDVGEVHVTVALPKGERWVCPECLAAAPIHDHQKRTWRHLDTCQFKTFVHARVPRLHCPTHGIKQLRVAWAESRSRFTALFEALAIDWLRHASVKAVAQQMRITWDEADGIMGRAVQRGLARRTLEAPRYAGVDETSFQKWHTYVTVVSDLERGCVLHVADDRDQAALDEFWTRLTAEQRAGVEAVAMDMWEPYVRSTQTHLPGAEEKIVFDKFHVAQHLGKAVDEVRRQEHRARMAEGDPILKGTKYDWLRNPEGRSWSQARAFNLLREIVTRVGRAWALKEAAMALWEMRYPGAADRNFAAWYRWARRSRLEPMRRVAAMIKRHWANIRTYFEHRITNAGAESMNARIQRVKSRACGFRNRERFRNAIYFHCGGLDLYPATARATA
- a CDS encoding transposase, encoding MSAACSSNSTGRCHGRGAARASATRWRSNDGRRGALGAAKKNARRRRAWLVFEDESGVSQQPAVRRTWAPWGETPILSHTGASWKRLSIAGALAFRWDGRRTRFFFQTRPGTYTDLALITFLRALRRHFRRQCVMLIWDGLGAHKSRRMRAYLAAQRGWLAVERLPAYAPDLNPVEPLWGNVKSQEMASVCAPDLAALRPPLRAGLTRVRCRPMLALGFLRHAGLAF